ACTTCTCTAAGGCCAGTATTGGGAGGTGGGACTGTGGATGGTGGAAGAGAATGGCCTTCCTCTTCCGGAGTATCATAATACACGAATTTCTTGGGCGGTGAAGCCTGGGGTGAATCGCGAGCAGGGGAGTCCTGTTGCTCCTCCTCACTGAATGGCAGAGCAGTAAACTGCTTGGATGTCCGGTGTCGAGTGCGAAGGCCGTCATGAGCTTCCGTTTGGGGCATTTCCAAAGGGTATTCATATCGTCGCTTCTGAGGTGTAATACCTGTTGGGACATACTCTTTCAGGGGGTGGCTCTGGATGTTGGACCGCAAATTCAAAAGTGGTTGGCGGACTTCAGCATGCAAAGGTGCAGTAGTTTGTTCCATGTTCTCAGTATGGAAATCGACATCCTCCTGCAGTTGCTTGACACGTCCAGTAAACCCATTGAGTTGCCCATAGATGTTTGAGCGGGACTCTCGGGCATTCTTAGCCATGGCGTTTAAACTATCTAGGTGTGATTCATGGAAACGGCCATTTTGGAATCGTGCTTTCGCAACAAAGTCATCCAAAGCCTTCATTTGTGTACCCATGTCGCTCATTTGAGCATCAACAATGCGCACAGTCTCTTGATGCACAGACTCCGTTGCGCGATGAATTGAGGCATTACGCTGGTCGAAAGTCTACTATCGTTAGTTTCCTTTCGCAAACCAAATGGTGTCAGTTAGTCTTACCTCCCAATCATTCTGCATTCTGGTTTTAATTTCATCTTTGGATGAAGTGATGTCTTTCGCAAACTGTTCCTCCTTGAAAATCCATTCATCAACGTGTCTGTCGTGCTGCGCAGTTGCTTGCTCAAGAGAGTCGCCTGATGCCGATATGCCGGTGCGTAGGGTATCAAATTTGCTCTTAAGGCGGTTGTTCTGTTTATTACTTGAGTCCTCAAGAAGTCCCCGAATATGAGACATTAGAGTCTCACGCTCGGCTTGTGCACTCGCATGTTCCTCTTCCAGAAACTGTGCTAGATTGGATGAAGCTTTTCTACTGGCCTCTATCGTCTGGCGATTAGCTGCTTGCAGCTGGAGACGTAGTTTGTGGACTTCGGATTTCTGTTCATCAAGGTGCTTTGCCATGTCCTCAAACATGTTCTTGAAGTCCTTGCCTAAGGTGCTGTATGACGAATGAAGTTGGGAGTGGAACTCCGAGAACTCCCCAATAACCTCTTCGGAGATccgagcagcagcagctgacaaGCCATTCAGGCCTTCACCAACTTTAGACTTGACTTCTTCTCTCAGGACCTTGATCTCCTCGAGAACTTCATTCATCTCGTCGTGGGCAGTGGAGGTGTTGTTCTTGGCCTCTGCCTCTGCCTTGTCAAATGAGGCATCAAGATCCGTAAGGTGGGAGCGGGCAAGCTGCACAGTGTCCAATTCATGGTCTACAAAATGGTGTATTTTGCCAGACATCTCCTCTAGCAGATTCGCATGCTGCGATAGGAAGATCTGCATGCGAGCATCCACCCGTTCTGTGACATGCGATACCTTGCCGGTTGATATTTGCCAGGTTTGCCGATTATCGGCCTCTAGGTTGTCTTTGCGATCCAATTTCGCATGCAGTCCATTCACGTCTTGAATGGTACCGTTCAAAGTGGTCACTAGGCCGGCACCGATGTGACGAAGCTGCTTTTCCGTGTTTTGATGGGCTTTCCGCACAATCTTCTCTTCGTCCAACTTCTCCTGGGTGTCCTTCCAAAACTTTTCTGTTTCGTTGAGAACATCACGTGTTTCTTTGAGCTTGGACAGAGTGTCCTCATTGTCATTCTTTAATGAGTTGAAGTTGCCCGTGATAGAAAGTAGCTCTTGGACCTTGTGGCGAAGGCTTGCCTCCATCGACTCGATCTTGGCACGCTGTTCTTCGTTGACGATTCGCCGCGATTCACTTTCCATCGTCATTTCTTCGTATGCATCAGGCGTCATATAGACTCCATTGCGATGTCGGGTGGCAATGAGCTCGCTCTTGAGCTTCTCAATTTCCATACCGATATCACGCAGGAGCTTGGTTTTAGAAATGATAGAATTAATCTGAGGTTTGTTGCGAATGTTCTTGGCTCGGAAGGCATAATCCAGGGTAGAGATTGTCTCCTCTAGGTTGTTGCGGGCAGGCGAAACAGTGGCGATGATACATGTCTTTGTTCGTCCTCCAAGTGAATCTTGTAGCAGTCTTGTGAGTTTTGACTCTCGGTAAGGAATGTGCGAGCTCTTATCTACCAGAGCGTTGATCACTCTCCCAAGTGTGAGTAGACTCTTGTTGATAAGGCCTGCCTCCGTTGCCCGTTTATTCTCTGCACCGCTCCGTCCGATGTTTTCGCTACCTGCGAGATCAACTAGATTCAACTTGCCCGAGCTAACGTAGTCTTCGCCAGATTCGGTCGTGCGCTTTGTGAGAACGGTGATGGTGAAAATTGTATGACTTCGGGAACTCAGGTCGTTGCATTTCGTGGCTGCTACTTGGCGTTTGTGGCTGCCTGTCTGAAGTAGTCTGATTCCGGTGGACGCCGAGTCGATGTAAGTCTCCTCCATGCCCTGAACCATTGTGCTGTGTCCTCCCTTCTTCTCATTTTCGAATATCTTGAGCTTGGTACTATCATCATATGAAAGGAGATCTCGGAGTTCCTCGTTGTAAAGTTCGATAAAGGAGCATTTCACTGTACTTTCTGTGTCCTCGAGCTTGTTAAACAAAGCGTAGAGGGTACGTGGAATAATTCCTGCATCGTCGGACAGGATTCCTAATGTGTCTGTCATGTCTCCTGACATGGTATATGTCTTTCCCGTTCCAGTCTGTCCGTATGCGAAGATAGTGCAATTGTAACCTGCCAACATCTGTAGGGAATTAGCGCGCTCTTTATATGTCATACGCCATGACCATACTAACCTCGTCGAGGACCGGTACAACCACATCATCGTAGACAGTGGTTTGATCGGCGGCCGGGGAGAAGACCTTATCGAAAGCATATGTCTTGTTTGAAACCGCATTGGGTCCCATCGAGAGATCGAGGGTCTTGCCTTTCACACCTTCCGGTGTTGACAAGACAACGCCGTTGTTGTCTTTGATCTCGCGATCGCTGCGGCCACGACAGCGGACCACCACATGAATGCTTGTGTCCTCGTTGATTTCTCGTTCAAAAtctttctctttccttttgTTCGCGGAGCCCGCCTTTTCGGGACTTCTCGCCACACGGGGTGCACTCATAGCAGTTGACCTCACTGAGGGTGTAGACACTCCAGGTGGTGCATGACGTTCTGGGACTGCTGAACCCGCTCGTCGAACTGGTTGGCGCAAACCCGACCTCCTCGTGCTGGGGAGGGTGGACGGGGGCCTTGGTGGGCCAGCCATGTTGACAATGCGACACTCGAAGATGATGTGCTTAGTAGCAATATCCGAGGGTTAGGTTGAAAGTCGTTTTGATCCTTTCATCAACTGTGTCGGAGTCTTTCAGGGTTGTGCATGTCAGTGGAACTTCATCTCAAACTGGAAAACATAAACAAACCTTACATAATCAAGATACTTCCCCTCTCACATGACTCGGTCGGCTGTGCCATCGTCATCGCCCTCTTATCGCTACCCCTACCCCCTCACAACGTGttgacttccaaggttccccTATATTTCTAGAGCTCCCACCTCTTTAACTAATAAGCACAGATCGATCATTGCATGGACTGTAGTCCTTCCCTAGTCGCCGGTCTATGAGAACCGACCACTATGACTTCTTCTACTTCTCCGACGCAGCCGCAAATATTCCCTGGCAAAGGACTCGGTTTTATCAGTATGTGTCTGACGGTATTTCCAGCGACTCTCGCTAATACATGACATTGAAAGCCCTGGGCGCTTCACTCCACAATGTCCTCACCCGTGTCAAGTCCTACCCTCAGACCTATCCCGCCATCGACCTCGCCTACTCTCCCGCAGATCCTCTTCGCAAGCCAGTGGTGTTGCAGCTACCTTCAAATGGCCTGCGCCTTCGATTTGACGGTCCTGATCAGAGGCTCCGTTTGATCGAAGTTCTCGAGTTCTCTCGAGTGAATCTGGTTTACAAAAACCAGGAGGTCCTCAAAGGTGTAAAGTCAGCCGAACAACCCTTATCCTCGCATGGTCCCAGCTTCCGGCACGTTTACAATCGCTTGTTTGGTCCCTCATACCCAGGAGAATACGTACCACCGGCAGATCCGCAATCGCCATATGGCACCTATGTGCTCTCGTATCCCGGGGTTGCATTCTCATTTCCTCTTCAGCACTCTGCCTGGTCCGACCAGTGTGATTTTGTAGCATTGTTATCGTCCTCGGCTGCCCTTTCAGCTACATCTATGTCAATATTCCAAGGATCATCATGGCCTGAGGTCCGAGCCAAGTTGTTCACACAACAGGCACAGTACCCACGCTCGTCGGCTTTGATTGGCAAATCACGAGAATCATTGGCGGATGAAATTGAGGAGTGGCACGTCCTGGGTGCTGGGAAACTTGAAGTGATTCGCAGGACGTGCTCTCCCTTATACATAACACTGGGAGAGACGACTCCCCAGGACTTGATTGCAGACTTCGGTCCACCTGACGCCATCTACCGTAAGAACGACCGACGAATCTCGATTCATCGTGCAACTGGGGGTGGTGATCTACACCTGAGTCCCTCTCCAGGCAGAGGAATCGAGATTGCGGACGGCGATCACTCCTCTACTAACAGCGTAACTGATGATTCAGACGAAGAGGTGGCGACCTTCAATCTTGGAGACCCCGCTTCACTGCCCGCGGAATACTTTATGAATTACTTCCACCATGGGTTTGATGCCTTCATCTCGTATCCAACAACGCCTGGACCGGCTTTCCCTGCCTCAGGCCTTCCGGATCCCTCGCCGCAGCCACCATCTTCTCAGCTGACAGTGACAAAGATTATTCTTCATGGGAATGTCCCAGGATCCTATCCATTTAATCGTCATCGCCGAAGTCGCTGGCAAATTTCATTGGATGAGTCTGGTGACAGTTTGACGTCAGAGTCGCCCTACGATGAAGTCTCGGAGCGGCTGCGCACTACTTGGAAGGGATCTTACGCCAGCCCCGCCGAGGAACGTGCTCTACAACGGCCAATGGTGCTGAACCGTGGCTGGGGAGACAGCCCTGAGAGCAGTGTTGAGTTCCTTGGGGGCTGGGAGGAGAGCACGGCCAAAGGTCCTCGGAGTGGCGCTGATGGTCAAGATGGAGGATTAGGCAACACCGAGCTTTTCGGGTTTCCGGGACTTTTATTTGAAGTTCTCAAGAATGGCGCCGTAAGTTGTCTGACAGTGTACTGATTTGAGACTATTGTACGCAGCAAGTTTTTTCAACTATATTTCAATGCATGATGAATCACGATCTTCCTGGCTATGTCCATGTCAGACTGTAGCCGCTCAACACACAGTATTTTGTAAATGTGAATTGTGGAACTTGGCAATTAGTATAGGAGATAGTGAGTTAAGAAGCCGAATTTGACCACTGTGCTGATCGTCACTTTGATCCCTCTATTCCCAAAATTATTCATGTCAGACACCCTACTCCCCCCAGGGCCCCGAAAACCACAGAAGATTTGCTATGCAATCCCATACTACAAACCATTCGTCTACTCATCTTTCTTCATCACATCCTTCACTTTTGCTTGGATAGCCTACCTCTCAACAGGCTGCCAAATGTGTCTGTGGATCGGGTTCGTCACACATTCATCGATCTGGAGAATTTGTTTCGTGTACGTCGTCCACTAGGATCTATAACATCCTTGGACGATAGGTCCCTGTCGGTCAATGTTTTGGTCTTGATgagtttttctttttctttctcgattctcttttgtttttgtttttttcatTTGATATCATTCTGCTTGGGTATTGTTCAAAGATATGGTGTAATCATAAATCAGGTGTGATACCTACAATCCATTGATCACTTCGCAACTTGTGTCTGATACTCTCCTGCGTTCTCAAGGATGGCACACATGTTTTCATCCTTAATCATATCATCTGCTGCTCGACTGATCAAGAACCTTCCAGAACGAGACAATCACACACATCATACACATCATACAGAAGGGTCCGATTCCACCAGAATAAATGCTCGGCATCAGAACCTCCCAAAGCAGATCAAAGCGATAGCCAGCCAATCCTCGTGGCACTAGTGTTGAAAAGCTGGGATTTTACGATCGACTCGTAAATGAGTTAGATAGGGATATTGCTTCATAGAAGAGAAACATCAAAGTTGGAACTAAGCAGGTTTTCTTGCACCGGTTCTTGAGTTTGCTGCGTCTGCTGAAACGGTCTATTTGATCCACGGAGTAGCCTCGAAGGTCCCGACTGCCATCGGATATTAGATGAGACATGATGAACAAAAGGCCACGCAAGGTCACAACGGTCAAATTTCAAGTGGCTTCTCCAAACTGTTGCCACATCGTGTCGGTGTGCTAGCCGGGGGAGAAAATTGCCCTCAGTCTGGCCAATCCCAGTCCCAATCCCAATCCTTTGGGATGTAGGCTCCTAGATTAAAAGTAGATACTTTGACCAGCTATTCTCCAAGACGATTCATACTTCGAAAGAAATAGTAAGCAGGAAATAAATCAAATATGATGACCCTAAGCATACGTTGATGTAGATAATGGTTCGGATTACGTCCCGAATCAGACTTCGATCCCCAATCCTGGATGAAAACACGAAGCTCATCAGAGATATGAGGGGGTTATGGGGGCGTATGTGGATCTGCATAGAATTGAAACGAATAATAGAATCCGCATTCGCTCTCATTGGTGTCAATAATGCACATTGATACTTTCTTGCGGATTATTAAAGGGAATGTGAATCCTCCCGAAAGGACTTCTACTTCTACTCTGTATCAACCTTGAGTATGGACGTTTATGAACCACCAAGAGTCAAGCCGACAGACGAAACCAAAGATGATCCTGCTATAAAGCCCACGCAAAATACCACTCATGATGTTGTGTTTGGAGAAATCACAGAAGAAGGACCAAACTACCGCAATGTGCATATTAACGAGTTGAAATTGCACAACCACTCTCACACCAGGCTGACCTCTCTTTAGGTTGGCTTTCTAGGAACTGTGATTCTGATGTTAAATTCTCAGATTGGATTGGGGATTCTCTCTATTCCGACTGCCTTCAATTCACTGGGGATTGTTCCAGGCGTGATTTGCCTGCTTGCCATCGGTGTGATCACTACGTGGtcttcaaccacccaccatgccaccaattcgtactcaatcctctcgaaattcaatggagcaggagggtagcatcttactagctatccaggcctttaagaatcaagaaatctcttcaattcgtgaagtggcgcgccgttttaacgtcccaagatccaccctttctacccgcctgaatggtatacaacaccgcgcgatttctcgcgccaactctcgTAAATTAAGTGAgactgaagaggaatcacttgaaaaatggatattctctatggacgctcgtggtccagctccacgaccttcaatggtgcaagaaatggcgaatgttctactttcgcatcgcggaatcaacccatcatctacagtcggcaagAATTGGGTCAttaattacattaaacgacatcccaatctatcctcgagactctccagacgttacaattacgaacgtgctaaatgtgaagatccaaaaatcattaGTGAATagtttacacttgttcaaaaaacgattcttcaatacggcattgacaacgatgacattgatatcttcgatgagactggttttgcaatgggattaaccgcaactgctaaagtcattacgagatctgaatactacggtcggcgatcacttttacaacctggaaatcgcgaatgggtgactgcaattgaatgtacaaatgcttcaggttgggcactaccatgcattattttcaaaggcaaagtattcattgaatcttggttcgacaatattccaaatgattggcgctttgaagtcagtcctaatggatggacctctgatgaaattggccttcgatggcttgaaaaactattcattccatcgacttattcacggacaaatggtcaatatcgactttctagtcgaggtagtgaatgggagccaaaaacaccaccaaatcacattcaattattgaaacaagcatcctcaatcaaagcattacttcgtcaaagatcccgaagcccgccaagtccactcaattcagcgataaaccaggttttgaaagcttgccaaatgacgatgcaaccagcagcgattcttgagaaagaagttcacgatctacgatcggaaaacgagaaaaagaagcagaaaaaaactcgatctcgaaagcagatacctgctacagagggcttatcagttcaggaagctactgctttaattgtgcaaccagaggaagtgattgaacctccccgcccccaggtccgcgcgcacagggaagcacctttattaccaagaacaagggcattaccgaaatgcggtgcatgtggaaatcagggccatagaagagatgcatgtccagatagacctagaatttagctgattgaatctgatggagttttggttgaaataaatgcgtttaaaattaataggctggttggggtggccagctcgcttgggaattacgttatcCAACAATGTTGTCGATGCAACTGATCCCTGTCCCGGCCCCGCTAACCCGAAGGATATCCGGTAGGGAACCCGGGGGACGACATCCTTTCATATCGAATCGAAAAGCTCAAATTAGCTGGTGAGGTGAAGCATTCGGGCCCTCGGCCCGTTCCATCCTTCAATTTATCTTGAAGTGATGTTATGTCTCTACTTTCCCCTCAATGGAAGCAGGGTGTATATAGCCGATGGTAGCAATAAAGGTATCCAAGATGCAATGCTTCACTCGATCAACATAGAAGCCCATTAGCCCTAACACAGCTTGTAGATAAGAGTCAGCATGGCTGGTTAGAGCCCGTAGTGTACTCGGTGCGATCAAAGAATTGCAGGTCTTTATCATGCCATAGACGACTTGCTTCCGGCATTTTGGGTTCCTTGACTTTCCCCTATCTTTTCCAATTGCTAAAACTATCCCGACTCAACTGCTTCTCCGAGCCTGATCTTGTTGTAGTCAAGTAACGGTACAATCACCTGTAAGTGTTAGACTAGCTGGGAAACTCGACGATGAGATCGTGGATTAAGGCAAGTTTAGCAGCCTGCTATGTCCAAGACGGCTTCTCGAGTGGAGATTTTAGCTAAGATTTTGGCAGTCAAGCCATCACAAGTAGTGAGAGGTACTAAATTCACAACGTGAATATCTCACCAGATTATCCGCTCACAGATGTAGCAAGTAATACGCACATTTTTTCTCAGCAATATCTTTTTCATCTGTTTCCGAACCACAGAATGTCTGCCATTCGTGCGCAAATGATCCGATTTAGATCCTGGATCGGTAAGAAAATGTAAGCGAGCAAACCAAGCTACAGTATCAGATTCACAATAGAGTTGTATATACAAGCGTCCGGATGGTCCCAACACGCCAACACGCTCATGGAGAGGCAGTCCTCACTCGGAAGTCTGATAATTTATAAGAAGAAGATCGCTTATCCAGACCTCCAGGTATCGACAGAGCTACTCCGGGCGCGATTTATATGATGAAAATGTCTCCGGAGATCTCACTCGAGTaatggattgactttctttacgttatttcttttgtcttgtttgcattacgccggccggtttgtggccttacttttcaggtggcaggacctcgagaaatcgagtcctgctcacagggtggatctgcatactgggaatgcgccaccatttatcgtcgggagcgggctctgggacgcaacccccgcatagcagcatgtatgtaaagcgagctaaatcgggtcaatgaattcatcatcatcatcatcatcatctcacTCGAGTCTCCCCAATCCAGACCCTAATGCTGTCTCGACTTGTTTGTTTGTGATATCTTCTGGTGGGAAGGGAAGTTCTAGTTCCACAGACTGGAAGTCGTGAATAAGTGTAACTATTAGGACACTCCGGTCCTCGAATTCCTTCGATTTTTGGGGATAGTTTGAAGACCCCTCTTccattttggggggggggggggggggggggggggggggagtttCTC
Above is a genomic segment from Penicillium digitatum chromosome 3, complete sequence containing:
- a CDS encoding Kinesin family protein (BimC), putative translates to MAGPPRPPSTLPSTRRSGLRQPVRRAGSAVPERHAPPGVSTPSVRSTAMSAPRVARSPEKAGSANKRKEKDFEREINEDTSIHVVVRCRGRSDREIKDNNGVVLSTPEGVKGKTLDLSMGPNAVSNKTYAFDKVFSPAADQTTVYDDVVVPVLDEMLAGYNCTIFAYGQTGTGKTYTMSGDMTDTLGILSDDAGIIPRTLYALFNKLEDTESTVKCSFIELYNEELRDLLSYDDSTKLKIFENEKKGGHSTMVQGMEETYIDSASTGIRLLQTGSHKRQVAATKCNDLSSRSHTIFTITVLTKRTTESGEDYVSSGKLNLVDLAGSENIGRSGAENKRATEAGLINKSLLTLGRVINALVDKSSHIPYRESKLTRLLQDSLGGRTKTCIIATVSPARNNLEETISTLDYAFRAKNIRNKPQINSIISKTKLLRDIGMEIEKLKSELIATRHRNGVYMTPDAYEEMTMESESRRIVNEEQRAKIESMEASLRHKVQELLSITGNFNSLKNDNEDTLSKLKETRDVLNETEKFWKDTQEKLDEEKIVRKAHQNTEKQLRHIGAGLVTTLNGTIQDVNGLHAKLDRKDNLEADNRQTWQISTGKVSHVTERVDARMQIFLSQHANLLEEMSGKIHHFVDHELDTVQLARSHLTDLDASFDKAEAEAKNNTSTAHDEMNEVLEEIKVLREEVKSKVGEGLNGLSAAAARISEEVIGEFSEFHSQLHSSYSTLGKDFKNMFEDMAKHLDEQKSEVHKLRLQLQAANRQTIEASRKASSNLAQFLEEEHASAQAERETLMSHIRGLLEDSSNKQNNRLKSKFDTLRTGISASGDSLEQATAQHDRHVDEWIFKEEQFAKDITSSKDEIKTRMQNDWETFDQRNASIHRATESVHQETVRIVDAQMSDMGTQMKALDDFVAKARFQNGRFHESHLDSLNAMAKNARESRSNIYGQLNGFTGRVKQLQEDVDFHTENMEQTTAPLHAEVRQPLLNLRSNIQSHPLKEYVPTGITPQKRRYEYPLEMPQTEAHDGLRTRHRTSKQFTALPFSEEEQQDSPARDSPQASPPKKFVYYDTPEEEGHSLPPSTVPPPNTGLREVDLNVAKLVVSDGDDVLPPTKRETPAMVTSADLDETPEKEEPEPSRKRRRSNSNINTESKLPKTMLSKRMTGLKEGRENLPPSAIASGRRFRNRTSD